One window of Streptococcus troglodytae genomic DNA carries:
- a CDS encoding YqgQ family protein: MKTLYDVQRLLKQFGIYVYLGKRLYDIEMMKIELERLYDNGLISKSDYLHAELILRREHRIEKEREDG; this comes from the coding sequence ATGAAAACATTATATGATGTGCAGCGACTGCTAAAGCAATTTGGTATCTATGTTTATTTAGGTAAACGTCTTTATGATATTGAAATGATGAAAATTGAGTTAGAAAGACTCTATGATAATGGCTTGATTTCAAAGAGTGATTATCTACATGCTGAATTGATTTTACGCAGAGAACACAGAATAGAAAAGGAAAGAGAAGATGGCTAA
- the trpA gene encoding tryptophan synthase subunit alpha, giving the protein MTKTLTKHLQAIKAEGKGLFIPYIMAGDHEKGLDGLFDTISFLEDQGVSAIEIGIPWSDPVADGPVIELAGQRSLAKGTSLASIIAKLQEKKTQVPLVIMTYFNPIFQYGVETFVADLQNTSVKGLIIPDLPHEQESFIKPYLENLDLALVPLVSLTTGLERQKELIEDAQGFVYAVAINGVTGKTGNYRDDLDKHLKHLTEIAQIPVLTGFGVSTLADIKRFNQVSDGVIVGSKIVKGLHEGMQEEIKDFIYAGSHYQK; this is encoded by the coding sequence ATGACAAAAACACTGACAAAGCATTTACAAGCTATTAAGGCAGAAGGCAAAGGTCTTTTCATCCCTTATATTATGGCTGGGGATCATGAGAAAGGTTTAGACGGTCTTTTTGATACCATTTCTTTTTTGGAAGATCAAGGTGTATCAGCCATTGAAATTGGTATTCCATGGTCGGATCCTGTAGCGGATGGTCCTGTCATTGAATTGGCTGGTCAGCGCAGTTTGGCAAAGGGGACATCACTGGCAAGTATTATTGCTAAGTTGCAGGAAAAGAAAACGCAAGTGCCGCTGGTTATCATGACTTACTTTAATCCTATTTTTCAGTATGGTGTTGAAACATTTGTTGCAGATCTGCAAAATACTTCTGTCAAAGGATTGATTATTCCCGATTTGCCTCATGAACAAGAAAGTTTTATCAAACCTTATCTGGAAAATTTAGACTTAGCTTTAGTTCCTTTAGTCAGCTTGACAACAGGTCTAGAACGTCAAAAGGAACTCATTGAAGATGCTCAAGGATTTGTCTACGCTGTTGCTATCAATGGTGTTACCGGAAAAACAGGGAATTATCGTGATGATTTGGATAAACATTTAAAACATTTGACAGAAATTGCTCAAATCCCTGTTTTAACTGGATTTGGTGTATCAACTTTAGCAGATATTAAACGCTTTAACCAAGTATCAGATGGTGTCATTGTTGGTTCAAAAATTGTCAAGGGCTTACATGAAGGAATGCAAGAAGAAATAAAAGATTTCATTTATGCAGGAAGTCATTATCAAAAATAA
- the trpB gene encoding tryptophan synthase subunit beta has translation MTYNQPNNNGFYGNFGGQFIPETLMTAVIELDEAYREAKADPSFHEELDALLKDYVGRETPLYFAKRLTDYIGGAKIYLKREDLNHTGAHKINNALGQVLLAKRMGKNKIIAETGAGQHGVATATAAALFDMECTIYMGEEDVKRQALNVFRMELLGAKVHSVTDGSRVLKDAVNAALRAWVANIEDTHYVMGSALGPAPFPEIVRDFQSVIGREAKRQFAAVSNGQLPDAVLACIGGGSNAIGLFYPFVNDKSVAMYGAEASGLGLDTDKHAATFAKGRPGVLHGALMDVLQDEHGQIMEAFSISAGLDYPGVGPEHCYFNEIGRATYDSITDEEALESFKLLSRLEGIIPALESSHAIALTQKVAKELGADKSIIVCLSGRGDKDVTQVKERLEQEAKEGK, from the coding sequence ATGACATATAATCAACCCAATAACAACGGTTTTTATGGTAATTTTGGAGGACAATTCATTCCTGAAACGCTGATGACAGCTGTTATTGAATTGGATGAGGCTTATCGTGAAGCCAAGGCTGATCCTAGTTTTCATGAAGAATTAGATGCCCTCTTAAAAGATTATGTCGGCCGTGAAACCCCCTTGTACTTTGCTAAACGTTTAACGGATTATATTGGTGGTGCTAAAATTTATCTGAAACGTGAAGATCTTAACCACACAGGTGCTCACAAAATTAATAATGCGCTGGGTCAAGTTCTTTTAGCTAAGCGTATGGGGAAAAATAAGATTATCGCTGAAACAGGTGCAGGACAGCATGGTGTTGCGACAGCAACAGCAGCGGCTCTCTTTGATATGGAATGTACCATTTATATGGGGGAAGAAGATGTGAAACGTCAAGCTCTTAATGTCTTTCGCATGGAGCTATTAGGTGCTAAAGTGCATTCCGTTACAGATGGATCGCGTGTGCTTAAAGACGCAGTTAATGCAGCTTTGCGAGCATGGGTAGCCAATATTGAGGATACCCATTATGTTATGGGCTCTGCTCTTGGACCAGCTCCTTTCCCAGAAATTGTTCGTGATTTCCAATCGGTTATTGGCAGAGAAGCTAAACGTCAATTTGCGGCAGTTTCAAATGGACAGCTGCCAGATGCAGTCTTAGCTTGTATCGGTGGCGGCTCCAATGCAATCGGCCTCTTTTATCCTTTTGTCAACGATAAATCAGTTGCCATGTATGGTGCGGAAGCGTCAGGTTTAGGGCTTGATACCGATAAGCATGCGGCGACCTTTGCCAAAGGACGACCAGGTGTTTTACATGGTGCTCTTATGGATGTGCTGCAGGATGAGCATGGACAGATTATGGAAGCTTTCTCGATTTCCGCGGGCCTTGACTATCCAGGCGTTGGTCCCGAACACTGCTATTTCAATGAAATTGGACGTGCAACTTACGATTCTATTACGGATGAAGAAGCTCTGGAATCTTTCAAATTGCTATCTCGTCTGGAAGGTATTATTCCTGCCTTAGAATCTAGTCATGCGATTGCTCTGACACAAAAAGTTGCGAAGGAACTAGGAGCGGATAAGTCCATTATTGTTTGCCTCTCAGGACGTGGTGATAAGGATGTGACTCAAGTTAAAGAACGTCTTGAGCAGGAAGCAAAAGAAGGGAAGTAG
- a CDS encoding phosphoribosylanthranilate isomerase translates to MTKVKICGLSTQEAVTAAVSSGADYIGFVFAKSKRQVSLEQAQKLAELIPERTKKVGVFVSPTLEELKIAIKTVPLDLVQIHGDCDEDLQADFSVPLIRAVHIKKGKENLPSKADYLLFDAPIAGSGETFDWQQLETEQLQKPFFIAGGLTSDNVKECIEHFAPYAVDVSSGVETNGRKDTEKIKRFIESVKK, encoded by the coding sequence TTGACAAAGGTTAAAATTTGCGGTCTATCAACACAAGAAGCGGTTACAGCAGCTGTTAGTAGTGGTGCAGACTATATCGGTTTTGTTTTTGCCAAAAGTAAACGTCAAGTCAGTCTAGAACAGGCTCAAAAATTAGCTGAACTTATTCCAGAAAGGACTAAAAAGGTTGGTGTTTTTGTCAGTCCGACTTTGGAGGAATTGAAAATTGCTATAAAGACAGTTCCTCTTGATTTAGTACAGATTCATGGTGACTGTGATGAAGACTTGCAAGCCGACTTTTCAGTTCCGCTTATTCGGGCTGTTCACATTAAAAAAGGCAAGGAAAATTTGCCAAGTAAAGCGGATTATCTGCTTTTTGATGCTCCCATAGCTGGCAGTGGTGAAACTTTTGATTGGCAACAGTTGGAGACAGAGCAGCTACAAAAGCCTTTCTTTATTGCAGGCGGACTAACAAGCGATAATGTCAAAGAATGTATTGAACATTTTGCTCCTTATGCTGTTGATGTGTCATCTGGTGTTGAAACAAATGGACGGAAAGATACAGAGAAAATTAAACGATTTATAGAAAGTGTGAAAAAATGA
- the trpC gene encoding indole-3-glycerol phosphate synthase TrpC has protein sequence MTKEFLPTILKQKQEEVAGLTMEEVKPLRLSYHLFDFLKEHQDQLQIVAEVKKASPSMGDINLDVDIVNQAQTYEAAGAAMISVLTDQVFFKGNIDFLAEISGSVSIPTLAKDFIIDEKQIVRSRNAGATVILLIVAALPEKRLKELHDFATGLGLEVLVETHNLSELETAHRIGAQIIGVNNRNLVTFEVDINTSLELSTHFRDDKVYISESGIFTGQDSKLVAPYFNAILVGTALMQADNVADKVKELAIDKG, from the coding sequence TTGACTAAAGAATTTTTACCTACTATTTTAAAGCAAAAACAAGAAGAAGTAGCTGGTCTAACTATGGAAGAAGTCAAACCGCTTCGTTTAAGTTATCATCTCTTTGATTTTTTAAAAGAGCATCAAGACCAGCTGCAGATTGTGGCTGAAGTTAAAAAGGCTAGTCCCAGTATGGGAGACATCAATTTGGATGTTGACATTGTCAACCAAGCTCAAACGTATGAAGCAGCTGGAGCTGCTATGATTTCTGTTTTAACTGATCAGGTTTTTTTCAAGGGAAATATTGATTTTTTGGCTGAGATATCTGGCAGTGTCAGTATTCCGACCTTGGCTAAGGATTTCATTATTGATGAGAAACAGATTGTTCGCAGCCGTAATGCTGGTGCAACAGTCATTCTGCTCATTGTGGCCGCTTTGCCAGAGAAGAGACTGAAAGAACTGCATGACTTTGCTACAGGTTTAGGGCTAGAAGTTCTAGTGGAAACCCATAATTTGTCTGAATTGGAAACAGCTCATCGTATTGGGGCACAGATCATTGGTGTCAATAATCGTAATCTTGTTACTTTTGAAGTTGATATCAATACCAGCTTAGAGCTATCTACCCATTTCCGAGATGATAAGGTTTATATTTCCGAATCAGGTATTTTTACAGGACAGGACAGTAAACTCGTCGCTCCCTACTTTAATGCTATTCTTGTAGGAACGGCTCTCATGCAGGCAGATAATGTCGCTGATAAAGTAAAGGAGTTGGCTATTGACAAAGGTTAA